The following are encoded together in the Tepidiforma bonchosmolovskayae genome:
- a CDS encoding class II fumarate hydratase, translating into MDESIRIERDALGEFPVPRDALYGIDTARAVANFPISGQRFPLHIIHALALLKAGAARANRQLGLLEPDLAGAIMAAATEVAEGRWDDQFPVDVYQTGSGTSSNMNVNEVIANRANELLGGGPRGVYRPVHPNDHVNRGQSSNDVIPTAIHLAAVRRIREHLLPGLYRLEAALQAKANEFDGVVKTGRTHLMDAVPIRLGQEFRGYAGQVERARRRVTAAGEALREVALGGTAVGTGLNTHPEFAGRVLAYVSEVARVQLVETTNHFQAQSSIDGIVEASGHLRTAAVALVKIANDLRLMASGPRAGLGEIELPALQPGSSIMPGKVNPVIPEAVVQVAARVVGNDATISMAGQWGFFELNTMLPVAGAALLESIELLGNAAAVFAEKCIAGIRATDRGPQLVEQGLAIATPLALEIGYDRAAELVKLALREGLTIREAARRELGLPDRELDRLFDVRRMTGN; encoded by the coding sequence ATGGACGAATCGATCCGCATCGAGCGCGACGCTCTTGGCGAATTCCCTGTTCCGCGCGATGCCCTTTACGGCATCGATACGGCGCGTGCCGTGGCGAACTTCCCCATCTCCGGCCAGCGGTTTCCGCTGCACATCATCCACGCGCTGGCGCTGCTCAAGGCCGGCGCGGCCCGGGCCAACCGCCAGCTCGGCCTGCTCGAGCCGGACCTCGCTGGCGCCATCATGGCCGCCGCAACGGAAGTGGCGGAAGGCCGCTGGGACGACCAGTTCCCGGTCGACGTCTACCAGACCGGGTCCGGAACCTCGAGCAACATGAACGTCAACGAGGTCATCGCCAACCGGGCGAACGAGCTGCTCGGCGGCGGCCCCCGCGGCGTCTACCGGCCCGTCCACCCGAACGACCACGTCAACCGCGGGCAGTCATCGAACGACGTTATCCCCACGGCCATTCACCTTGCTGCCGTCCGCCGCATCCGGGAGCACCTGCTGCCCGGGCTGTACCGGCTGGAGGCCGCCCTGCAGGCGAAAGCGAATGAGTTTGACGGCGTCGTCAAGACGGGGCGGACCCACCTGATGGACGCCGTACCCATCCGGCTCGGCCAGGAGTTCCGGGGCTACGCCGGCCAGGTCGAGCGTGCGCGGCGCCGCGTCACGGCTGCCGGCGAAGCGCTCCGCGAGGTTGCCCTCGGGGGAACCGCAGTCGGCACCGGGCTCAACACGCACCCTGAGTTCGCCGGGCGCGTCCTGGCCTACGTCTCCGAAGTCGCGCGGGTGCAGCTGGTCGAGACGACCAACCACTTTCAGGCGCAGTCATCGATCGACGGCATCGTCGAAGCAAGCGGTCACCTTCGTACCGCCGCTGTCGCGCTGGTCAAAATTGCGAACGACCTCCGGCTGATGGCCAGCGGGCCCCGCGCCGGGCTCGGCGAAATCGAACTCCCGGCCCTCCAGCCGGGGAGCAGCATCATGCCGGGGAAGGTGAACCCCGTCATCCCCGAGGCGGTTGTCCAGGTTGCGGCGCGCGTGGTCGGCAACGATGCCACGATCAGCATGGCAGGCCAGTGGGGATTTTTCGAACTCAATACGATGCTCCCGGTCGCCGGTGCGGCGCTGCTGGAGTCCATCGAGCTCCTCGGCAACGCCGCCGCCGTTTTCGCCGAAAAGTGCATTGCCGGCATCCGCGCCACCGACCGCGGTCCGCAGCTCGTCGAGCAGGGGCTGGCCATCGCAACGCCGCTCGCCCTCGAAATCGGGTATGACCGCGCCGCCGAGCTCGTGAAGCTGGCGCTCCGGGAGGGGCTGACCATCCGGGAGGCAGCCCGCCGCGAACTTGGGCTGCCTGACCGTGAGCTGGACCGGCTGTTCGATGTCCGGCGGATGACCGGGAACTGA
- a CDS encoding Mrp/NBP35 family ATP-binding protein: protein MSSAAIIDRDAVVAALETVHDPELHASIVRLGMVKDLAIEGGRISLTIELTTPACPLRQTIEQDVRGALASVPGVEDVVISWGAQVRASNPREGQKPIPGVRNIIAVASNKGGVGKSTVASNIAVALAKAGASVGLIDADITGPNLPTMFGLPAGLQAGSNEGLKPVERYGVRVVSIGFLLPRGTPVVWRGPMIGSAVRQLLHDVPWGDTDYLVIDLPPGTSDASMSMAQDAPITGVIIVSSPQAVSVEDAMKAVAMFEKLGVPVFGMVENLSYFVAPDTGKRYDIFGHGGAREAAEELGIDFLGEIPIEPGVREGADRGVPVVYGAPESESARAFDRIARNVAARISVLQRMGG from the coding sequence ATGTCCTCTGCAGCAATCATCGACCGCGATGCGGTCGTCGCGGCGCTTGAAACGGTCCACGACCCGGAGCTGCACGCCTCCATTGTTCGCCTCGGGATGGTGAAAGACCTCGCGATTGAAGGCGGGCGGATATCCCTCACGATCGAACTGACGACCCCGGCCTGTCCGCTGCGCCAGACGATCGAACAGGACGTACGGGGCGCTCTTGCTTCTGTCCCCGGCGTGGAAGATGTCGTCATCTCATGGGGCGCACAGGTGCGGGCTTCGAACCCGCGCGAAGGGCAAAAGCCGATCCCGGGTGTGCGCAACATCATCGCGGTCGCCTCGAACAAAGGCGGCGTCGGGAAGTCAACTGTCGCCTCGAATATCGCTGTGGCCCTCGCCAAAGCCGGTGCAAGCGTTGGGCTGATCGATGCCGACATCACCGGGCCGAACCTGCCGACCATGTTCGGCCTCCCGGCCGGCCTGCAGGCCGGGTCGAACGAGGGACTGAAGCCGGTCGAGCGGTACGGCGTGCGCGTCGTGTCGATCGGGTTCCTGCTGCCGCGGGGGACGCCGGTGGTTTGGCGCGGGCCGATGATCGGCAGCGCTGTCCGACAGCTCCTGCACGACGTCCCGTGGGGCGACACCGACTACCTCGTCATCGACCTGCCGCCAGGCACGAGCGACGCCTCGATGAGCATGGCCCAGGATGCGCCGATCACCGGAGTCATCATCGTGTCGAGCCCGCAGGCCGTCTCGGTCGAGGATGCGATGAAGGCCGTAGCGATGTTCGAGAAGCTCGGGGTGCCGGTCTTCGGCATGGTGGAGAACTTGAGCTACTTCGTGGCCCCCGACACGGGCAAGCGGTACGACATCTTCGGCCACGGCGGCGCTCGCGAAGCCGCCGAGGAGCTCGGCATCGACTTCCTCGGGGAAATTCCCATCGAGCCCGGAGTCCGCGAAGGCGCGGACCGCGGTGTCCCGGTGGTGTACGGCGCGCCCGAGAGTGAATCGGCGCGCGCCTTCGACCGGATCGCCCGGAATGTGGCGGCCCGGATCAGCGTTTTGCAAAGGATGGGTGGGTAA
- a CDS encoding sodium:calcium antiporter, translating into MGADRRAWLAIGAMATACAPGIALRFAGYHPPAVAGAAIFGLAILAAAFLLSWGAETAEMDISQGLALAIIAIIAVLPEYAVDFVLAWKAGADPAEAERGLAVANMTGGNRLLIGIGWPLVFFLFFYRTRIKELIVDRERSLELTFLAAATAYVIFIPLRSHVSVIDTIVLVSLFVMYMFFTSRVETEEVELVGPARAIGALQNAPRRAVVVVLLVYSAAAIFASAEPFAESLVHIGEQFGVSEFFLIQWLAPLASESPEVLVACLLAWRGRAAAGMGVLISSKVNQWTLLIGTLPVAFLVSAGDFGWTIGLPLDARQRDEIFLTAAQSAFAIAVFANLKMSRVEAAALFLLFATQLFITNEHARVLYGMAYAALCLVLLAWNWRDLPRTARDAFAIMRGRELPGAEHELPARDPDPVP; encoded by the coding sequence GTGGGCGCTGACCGGCGCGCGTGGCTTGCCATCGGTGCGATGGCCACCGCCTGCGCGCCCGGCATTGCCCTCCGCTTTGCAGGCTACCATCCCCCCGCGGTCGCCGGCGCCGCGATCTTCGGGCTCGCCATCCTCGCCGCTGCCTTCCTCCTGAGCTGGGGCGCCGAGACTGCCGAGATGGACATCTCGCAGGGGCTCGCGCTGGCGATCATCGCCATCATCGCGGTCCTGCCCGAGTACGCCGTCGACTTTGTTCTTGCCTGGAAGGCCGGCGCTGACCCCGCCGAGGCCGAGCGCGGGCTTGCCGTCGCCAACATGACGGGAGGGAACCGGCTGCTCATCGGTATCGGCTGGCCGCTCGTCTTCTTCCTGTTCTTCTACCGCACACGCATCAAGGAGCTCATCGTAGACCGCGAGCGAAGCCTCGAACTCACCTTCCTGGCAGCGGCCACGGCCTACGTCATCTTTATCCCGCTCCGCAGCCACGTCAGCGTCATCGACACCATCGTGCTCGTGTCGCTCTTTGTGATGTACATGTTCTTCACCTCGCGGGTCGAGACGGAGGAGGTGGAACTCGTTGGGCCGGCTCGCGCCATCGGGGCCCTCCAGAATGCGCCCCGGCGAGCGGTCGTGGTCGTCCTGCTGGTCTACAGCGCGGCGGCTATCTTCGCCTCTGCCGAGCCGTTTGCGGAGTCGCTCGTCCACATCGGTGAGCAGTTCGGTGTGAGCGAATTTTTCCTGATCCAGTGGCTGGCACCGCTCGCCTCTGAATCACCCGAGGTGCTGGTCGCCTGCCTGCTCGCATGGCGCGGACGTGCCGCCGCGGGCATGGGCGTTCTCATCTCCTCCAAGGTCAACCAGTGGACGCTCCTCATCGGGACGCTCCCGGTCGCATTCCTCGTCTCAGCGGGCGACTTCGGGTGGACCATCGGCTTGCCGCTGGATGCGCGCCAGCGCGACGAAATCTTCCTGACAGCTGCGCAGAGCGCCTTTGCCATTGCTGTGTTCGCGAATCTGAAAATGTCGCGGGTCGAGGCCGCCGCGCTCTTCCTGCTGTTCGCGACCCAGCTGTTCATCACGAACGAGCACGCGCGCGTGCTCTACGGAATGGCCTACGCGGCGCTCTGCCTCGTCCTGCTGGCCTGGAACTGGCGCGACCTGCCCCGAACCGCGCGCGATGCCTTCGCCATCATGCGCGGCCGTGAGCTGCCTGGAGCGGAACACGAACTCCCTGCGCGCGACCCGGACCCCGTCCCGTAG
- a CDS encoding DUF1015 domain-containing protein, giving the protein MPQFMPFRGLRYTPAAGPLDDLLAPPYDVITPAMQRALAERNPCNAVHLELADGGEERYARVASLLRDWTERQLLARDPAPMLYVYEQEFIEGGHIYTRRGVIAAVEAQPWEAGGVKPHEFTMSGPKEDRLKLLQATGVQFSPVFCIARDRAGQLRQFIERVIAELPPTAVATSFEGDHHRFWAVEAGSYEMRQLAPLLAESFYIADGHHRYETAVNYRNWRLAQGELPPTHPARFTMAAIVAADDPGLVIRPIHRLVPRPAPADWRRRLGDAFEIEHVKLPEGEPERTEALMALLETCDTVALELEPRQVYALRRRPGARLAGSIPAGRSEAWLGIGPNVLRYGVLEPLWNISDEDLAAGAIAYTHDLEEVFAFLDDRPGSSAAFLLNPVSIEDVMRLADQGERMPQKSTFFHPKLGTGLVFYPLEP; this is encoded by the coding sequence ATGCCCCAGTTCATGCCGTTCCGCGGACTGCGGTACACGCCGGCCGCCGGCCCTCTCGATGACCTCCTCGCACCGCCGTACGACGTAATCACGCCTGCGATGCAGCGGGCGCTCGCCGAGCGGAATCCATGCAACGCTGTGCACCTCGAACTCGCCGATGGCGGCGAAGAACGGTATGCCCGGGTGGCGAGCCTCCTGCGCGACTGGACGGAGCGGCAGCTGCTGGCACGCGACCCGGCGCCGATGCTCTACGTCTACGAACAGGAGTTCATCGAAGGCGGGCACATCTACACCCGGCGCGGCGTCATTGCGGCAGTTGAGGCCCAGCCGTGGGAGGCCGGCGGGGTGAAACCGCACGAGTTCACGATGTCGGGCCCGAAGGAGGACCGCCTCAAACTGCTCCAGGCCACAGGCGTCCAGTTCAGCCCGGTGTTCTGCATCGCCCGGGACCGTGCAGGGCAGCTGCGGCAGTTCATCGAGCGGGTCATCGCGGAGCTGCCCCCGACTGCCGTTGCCACCAGCTTCGAAGGGGACCACCATCGCTTCTGGGCGGTCGAGGCCGGGAGTTACGAGATGCGCCAGCTCGCGCCGCTCCTCGCCGAGTCGTTCTACATCGCCGACGGGCACCACCGGTACGAGACAGCGGTGAACTACCGCAACTGGCGTCTCGCGCAGGGCGAGCTTCCCCCGACGCACCCGGCGCGCTTCACGATGGCGGCCATCGTCGCTGCCGACGACCCGGGGCTGGTGATTCGCCCAATCCACCGGCTCGTCCCGCGCCCGGCACCGGCAGACTGGCGCCGGCGGCTCGGTGACGCCTTTGAAATCGAACACGTCAAGCTCCCCGAGGGCGAACCGGAGCGGACCGAAGCGCTGATGGCGCTCCTCGAAACGTGCGATACCGTCGCCCTCGAACTCGAGCCCCGCCAGGTCTACGCCCTCCGCCGGCGGCCTGGGGCAAGGCTCGCCGGCAGCATCCCCGCCGGGCGGTCGGAGGCATGGCTGGGGATCGGACCCAACGTCCTGCGCTACGGCGTGCTCGAACCGCTCTGGAACATCTCCGACGAGGACCTTGCTGCCGGCGCCATCGCATACACCCACGACCTCGAGGAGGTCTTCGCCTTCCTCGACGACCGCCCCGGGAGCTCCGCTGCATTCCTGCTGAACCCTGTCAGCATCGAAGACGTGATGCGGCTCGCGGACCAGGGTGAGCGGATGCCCCAGAAGTCGACCTTCTTCCACCCGAAGCTGGGCACCGGGCTGGTCTTCTACCCGCTGGAGCCGTAG
- a CDS encoding thiolase C-terminal domain-containing protein — protein sequence MVTQRRDAAIVGIYEYPKRKAPGVTPLQIKAECAARALEDAGLSWKDVDGLYDAQDGAGMAGLSLAEYFGFRPNVIDTTAVGGSSYEFHAAHAKRDIAAGRCRVALLTYGSTAHSDARRIGTMPGMGGGAPSPLSNMTDPYGMTLIANYAMVARRHMHQYGTTSEQLARIAVATRAHAMRNPQAVQAMTDLEFQDIREITVDDVVNSRMIADPLHLLDCCMVSDGGGAVVIAAPEVARDCRKKPVWIIGAGEATSYSENGSDITISAAAQSAPRAWAEADVRPDEIDVAMIYDSFTITVLVMLEDLGFCKKGEGGAFVSEQRLRFDSPLKPALNTDGGGLSSNHPGMRGIFLLIEATRQLRGESTSQVPGARLAVAHGNGGMLATSHTGGTIVLAGD from the coding sequence ATGGTCACACAGCGGCGAGATGCCGCAATCGTTGGAATCTACGAATACCCGAAGCGGAAGGCCCCCGGCGTGACGCCCCTGCAGATCAAAGCGGAGTGCGCCGCCCGGGCGCTCGAGGATGCCGGTCTTTCCTGGAAAGACGTTGATGGGCTGTACGACGCCCAGGACGGTGCCGGGATGGCCGGCCTGAGCCTCGCGGAGTACTTCGGCTTCAGGCCGAACGTCATCGATACCACCGCCGTCGGCGGGAGCTCCTACGAGTTCCACGCCGCCCACGCGAAGCGGGACATCGCTGCCGGCCGCTGCAGGGTCGCCCTCCTCACCTACGGTTCGACGGCGCACAGCGACGCGCGCCGCATCGGAACGATGCCCGGGATGGGCGGCGGTGCGCCGAGCCCGCTCTCGAACATGACCGACCCGTACGGCATGACGCTCATCGCCAACTATGCAATGGTCGCGCGCCGGCACATGCACCAGTACGGCACGACGAGCGAGCAGCTCGCCCGTATCGCCGTTGCCACCCGCGCCCACGCGATGCGGAATCCGCAGGCTGTCCAGGCGATGACCGACCTTGAATTCCAGGACATCCGTGAAATCACGGTCGACGACGTAGTGAATTCGCGCATGATCGCCGATCCACTCCACCTGCTCGACTGCTGCATGGTGTCCGATGGCGGCGGCGCGGTCGTCATTGCAGCGCCCGAGGTTGCCCGCGACTGCCGGAAGAAGCCCGTCTGGATCATCGGCGCCGGAGAGGCGACAAGCTATTCCGAGAACGGCAGTGACATCACGATCAGCGCCGCGGCGCAATCTGCTCCGCGCGCCTGGGCCGAGGCCGACGTCCGCCCCGACGAAATCGACGTCGCGATGATTTACGACTCGTTCACCATCACCGTCCTCGTGATGCTCGAAGACCTGGGCTTCTGCAAGAAGGGCGAAGGCGGGGCCTTCGTCTCCGAGCAGCGCCTCCGCTTCGATAGCCCGCTGAAGCCGGCCCTCAACACCGACGGCGGGGGGCTCAGCTCGAACCACCCCGGCATGCGCGGCATCTTCCTCCTCATCGAAGCGACCCGCCAGCTGCGCGGCGAGTCGACCTCGCAGGTCCCGGGTGCGCGCCTCGCCGTCGCGCATGGCAATGGCGGGATGCTCGCCACCAGCCACACCGGCGGCACCATCGTCCTCGCAGGTGATTGA
- a CDS encoding DNA internalization-related competence protein ComEC/Rec2: MLLIILAAAWIAGLLPVGLWGAPWWLGAAWVAAPAAALAAWRQISWPTAAAGVVLAAAAGARLAGALQPEVIPVSEFTGKEATLFGTVVSEPDPGDLTTAYDIRVDRLVLEDGTTVEQAGTVRAWLHQYAKYLPGDRVRLEGELKAAPVFDDFDYRAYLARQGVGAVLYRPKDTLEAPGERSAGRELTRARLALDRSLQRALPEPEASLAGGIAFGRDGGLPRDVVEAFNRSGLRHLVAVSGANLVLVAALTMAAAVRLIGRRRGWPLAAVAVAGYVAIAGFEPSVVRAAVMTAVLFAGELIGRPQSGMPGLAAAVIVITAGWPRLAVDPGFQLSAAATAGLIAFGPWLRHGAESARRWWPVSWLPGWLTDVAALSLAATIATTPITWAHFGSVSLIGPLANVLVQPVVAVAFWASLATALAGAAAPGAAAAAGAAAYYPLAFILDTAQLAASPGWAALESGRLSPGTAALAMSLLAAAALIAYRYLPDTRELPETVRSRAVLGNRLLVGGATGALVLAIAPGIDGRPGHLRIDMLDIGQGDAILLTTPGGAQVLVDTGPSGLRLARQLGAVMPHWDRTIELVLVSHPQEDHIGGLPALASRYRVRTVVTTGDRNDTRTAALATAAVEDRESVARAGDHFSVDGVQFTVLWPPEGGGGSLNQRSLVVLVEYDGVRLLLTGDSEGPAQRALLAAGLEQVDILKVPHHGSRTSDPNFLALANGGLALISVGAGNPFGHPHPSTLAALEGATVVRTDADGRIRVDVEGGRIRVRTER; encoded by the coding sequence ATGCTGCTCATCATCCTTGCGGCCGCCTGGATTGCGGGGCTGCTGCCGGTCGGGCTGTGGGGCGCGCCGTGGTGGCTGGGCGCCGCCTGGGTGGCGGCACCGGCCGCCGCGCTGGCGGCATGGCGGCAGATTTCCTGGCCGACCGCGGCAGCCGGGGTCGTGCTCGCCGCGGCTGCAGGAGCGCGTCTCGCAGGGGCGCTGCAGCCTGAGGTGATCCCGGTATCGGAATTCACCGGAAAAGAGGCGACGCTATTCGGGACCGTCGTGAGCGAGCCCGACCCCGGCGACCTCACGACCGCGTACGACATCCGGGTCGACCGGCTCGTGCTCGAGGACGGGACCACCGTCGAGCAGGCGGGAACCGTCAGGGCATGGCTCCACCAGTACGCGAAGTACCTGCCAGGCGACCGGGTCCGGCTCGAAGGCGAGCTGAAGGCGGCGCCGGTCTTCGACGACTTCGATTACCGTGCGTACCTCGCCCGGCAGGGCGTCGGCGCTGTTCTGTACCGTCCAAAGGACACGCTTGAGGCTCCGGGGGAACGGAGCGCCGGCCGCGAGCTGACGCGGGCGCGGCTGGCCCTCGACCGCTCCCTCCAACGAGCGCTCCCCGAACCTGAGGCGTCCCTCGCCGGGGGTATCGCATTCGGACGGGACGGCGGCCTCCCGCGGGACGTCGTCGAGGCGTTCAACCGGAGCGGGCTGCGGCACCTTGTGGCGGTGTCGGGCGCGAATCTTGTGCTGGTTGCGGCCCTCACGATGGCAGCTGCCGTCCGGCTCATCGGCCGGCGACGGGGCTGGCCGCTCGCAGCGGTCGCGGTTGCAGGGTACGTCGCGATTGCCGGCTTCGAACCGAGCGTGGTGCGGGCGGCGGTCATGACCGCCGTGTTGTTCGCGGGGGAACTTATCGGGCGTCCCCAGAGCGGGATGCCCGGCCTTGCCGCCGCCGTTATCGTCATCACCGCCGGGTGGCCGCGGCTTGCCGTTGACCCCGGGTTCCAGCTCAGCGCGGCAGCCACTGCCGGCCTGATTGCCTTCGGGCCGTGGCTCCGTCATGGCGCCGAGTCGGCGCGGCGCTGGTGGCCGGTCAGCTGGCTGCCCGGCTGGCTCACCGACGTGGCGGCGCTTTCGCTGGCCGCCACCATCGCCACCACGCCGATAACGTGGGCGCATTTCGGCTCCGTCTCGCTCATCGGGCCGCTCGCGAACGTGCTGGTGCAGCCGGTCGTCGCGGTCGCGTTCTGGGCCTCCCTGGCGACTGCGCTGGCAGGAGCGGCCGCGCCGGGAGCCGCTGCAGCGGCGGGCGCAGCCGCCTACTACCCGCTCGCCTTCATCCTCGACACCGCGCAGCTCGCTGCCAGCCCCGGCTGGGCAGCCCTCGAATCCGGGCGGCTGAGCCCGGGGACAGCCGCACTCGCAATGTCGCTCCTGGCGGCCGCCGCGCTCATCGCCTACCGCTACCTCCCCGACACGCGCGAACTCCCCGAAACGGTGCGGAGCCGCGCGGTGCTGGGCAATCGGCTGCTGGTCGGCGGGGCAACGGGCGCGCTCGTGCTCGCGATAGCGCCCGGCATCGACGGGCGCCCCGGGCACCTCCGCATCGACATGCTGGACATCGGGCAGGGGGACGCCATCCTGCTCACAACGCCAGGCGGCGCGCAGGTGCTGGTCGACACCGGGCCGAGCGGCCTCCGGCTCGCACGGCAGCTCGGCGCCGTGATGCCGCACTGGGACCGCACGATCGAACTCGTCCTCGTGAGTCACCCGCAGGAGGACCATATCGGGGGGCTGCCGGCACTGGCGTCGCGCTACCGGGTGCGGACCGTCGTCACCACAGGCGACCGGAACGATACCCGCACGGCAGCCCTGGCGACAGCCGCGGTCGAGGACCGGGAGAGCGTCGCCCGGGCCGGAGACCACTTCTCGGTCGACGGCGTCCAGTTCACGGTGCTCTGGCCGCCGGAAGGCGGCGGTGGGTCGCTCAACCAGCGGTCCCTGGTGGTGCTGGTCGAGTACGACGGCGTCCGGCTGCTGCTCACGGGCGACAGCGAGGGGCCGGCCCAGCGGGCGCTTCTTGCGGCCGGGCTTGAGCAGGTCGACATCCTGAAAGTGCCCCACCACGGTTCACGGACGAGCGACCCCAACTTCCTCGCGCTGGCGAATGGCGGCCTGGCGCTCATCAGCGTCGGAGCGGGCAACCCGTTCGGTCACCCCCACCCGAGCACCCTGGCTGCGCTCGAAGGCGCCACCGTGGTACGGACCGACGCCGACGGCCGCATCCGGGTCGACGTGGAGGGAGGGCGTATCCGGGTGCGGACGGAGCGGTAG
- a CDS encoding LabA-like NYN domain-containing protein, whose protein sequence is MQRAAEPEQAAPAEPAAVPAARKDRTSAPLPAEKQLAQLAHEVSALTRTLEAQAAQLAQLVRVQEDLARRVAHAPGAAPAAAPRIGVFVDAANIELALDRLKHRVNWKKLLDYLSEGRQLVRAVAYSPVHEDPGVSIETQRFAEPFIDQGFRVVRKPFKRFSDGTIKANVDIEMALDIMEMLDRLDVVVLVSGDGDFERLVEVVQAKGVRVEVVSVGGSTASNLRHAADRFIDIQAILPKVRA, encoded by the coding sequence TTGCAGCGCGCGGCCGAGCCCGAGCAGGCCGCACCGGCCGAGCCTGCGGCTGTCCCGGCGGCCCGGAAGGACCGCACGTCGGCACCGCTCCCGGCCGAAAAACAGCTCGCCCAGCTGGCGCACGAAGTCTCGGCGCTGACTCGCACGCTGGAGGCGCAGGCCGCGCAGCTCGCGCAGCTCGTACGGGTGCAGGAGGACCTGGCGCGCAGGGTCGCGCATGCACCGGGCGCCGCGCCCGCAGCGGCACCGCGGATCGGCGTCTTCGTCGACGCTGCGAACATCGAGCTGGCTCTCGACCGGCTGAAGCACCGGGTCAACTGGAAGAAGCTGCTGGACTACCTCTCGGAGGGTCGGCAGCTCGTCCGCGCTGTCGCGTACTCCCCGGTGCACGAGGACCCCGGCGTGAGCATCGAGACCCAGCGGTTCGCCGAGCCGTTCATCGACCAGGGCTTCCGGGTGGTGCGGAAGCCGTTCAAGCGCTTCTCCGATGGCACCATCAAGGCGAACGTCGATATCGAAATGGCGCTCGACATCATGGAGATGCTCGACCGGCTCGATGTCGTCGTCCTTGTCTCGGGCGATGGGGACTTCGAGCGGCTCGTCGAAGTCGTCCAGGCGAAGGGCGTCAGAGTTGAGGTCGTGTCGGTCGGCGGCAGCACGGCATCGAACCTGCGGCACGCCGCCGACCGTTTCATCGACATCCAGGCGATCCTGCCGAAGGTGCGGGCCTGA
- a CDS encoding Zn-ribbon domain-containing OB-fold protein — translation MPDRPQPRFPEPDTQPFWEATKEHRLLYQVDRDTGDVVFFPRRHNPKNGSSNLEWRESKGLGTVYTFSVVRLNRHPAFAELGPYAVAYVDLDEGFRMLTNIVNVADPTKDIFIGQRVRVTWLDQSTGISIPVFEPA, via the coding sequence ATGCCTGACCGTCCCCAACCGCGATTCCCCGAGCCCGATACCCAGCCGTTCTGGGAAGCAACGAAGGAGCACCGGCTGCTCTACCAGGTCGACCGCGACACCGGCGACGTGGTCTTCTTTCCGCGCCGCCACAACCCGAAAAACGGCTCGTCGAACCTGGAGTGGCGCGAATCGAAAGGCCTGGGCACCGTCTACACGTTCAGCGTCGTCCGCCTCAACCGCCACCCGGCCTTCGCCGAGCTCGGCCCCTACGCCGTCGCCTACGTCGACCTCGATGAGGGGTTCCGGATGCTGACGAACATCGTCAACGTGGCCGACCCGACGAAGGACATCTTCATCGGCCAGCGCGTCAGGGTGACCTGGCTCGATCAGTCGACGGGGATTTCGATTCCCGTCTTCGAACCCGCCTGA
- a CDS encoding HIT domain-containing protein encodes MPTYCVFCNIVAGKEPANIIYEDDEIIVIQNILRWVPVMLLAMTKQHTTQAELWAYHMGKVGPIAAEIGRQLCPGGFRLLSNFGYDAMQSQEHGHLHILGGTFLGHYVG; translated from the coding sequence ATGCCAACATACTGCGTCTTTTGCAATATTGTCGCGGGCAAGGAGCCCGCGAATATCATTTACGAGGATGACGAAATTATCGTTATCCAGAATATCCTGCGCTGGGTCCCCGTTATGCTGCTGGCGATGACCAAGCAGCACACCACGCAGGCCGAACTCTGGGCGTATCACATGGGAAAGGTCGGCCCCATCGCGGCCGAGATCGGACGCCAGCTCTGCCCGGGCGGCTTCCGCCTGCTCTCGAATTTCGGGTACGACGCGATGCAGAGCCAGGAGCACGGCCACCTCCACATTCTCGGCGGCACGTTCCTCGGCCATTACGTGGGCTGA
- the rph gene encoding ribonuclease PH codes for MTTRIDGRAPDELRPVHLATNVLDFAEGSCLVEFGRTRVLCAASVEDRQPPFLRNTQSGWVTAEYAMLPRATHTRSQREVERGRPGGRTQEIQRLIGRSLRGVVDLELLGPRTITLDCDVLQADGGTRTASITGAYVALRLAVRKLAAAGLVSEACILSPVAAVSVGIVGGVPMLDLCYEEDSTAEVDFNVVMTGEDAYVEVQGTAEGKPFSRAAMDALLDLARHGIGQLFAKQQEALAAAQPT; via the coding sequence ATGACCACGCGCATCGATGGGCGCGCTCCAGACGAGCTGCGCCCCGTGCATCTTGCCACCAATGTTCTCGACTTTGCCGAAGGGAGCTGCCTCGTCGAGTTTGGGCGAACGCGCGTCCTGTGCGCCGCAAGCGTCGAGGACCGGCAGCCGCCGTTCCTGCGGAACACTCAGAGCGGCTGGGTTACCGCCGAATACGCCATGCTGCCCAGGGCAACTCACACCCGCAGCCAGCGCGAGGTAGAGCGCGGACGGCCGGGCGGCCGCACGCAGGAGATTCAGCGGCTCATCGGCCGCTCGCTGCGGGGCGTGGTCGACCTCGAGCTGCTTGGTCCGCGCACCATCACGCTCGACTGCGACGTCCTCCAGGCCGACGGGGGCACGCGGACGGCCTCCATCACCGGGGCGTACGTTGCGCTTCGGCTGGCCGTCCGGAAGCTGGCAGCAGCCGGCCTGGTCAGCGAGGCGTGCATCCTCTCGCCGGTGGCTGCTGTCTCGGTTGGTATCGTCGGCGGCGTGCCAATGCTCGACCTCTGCTACGAGGAGGACTCGACCGCAGAGGTCGACTTCAATGTGGTGATGACCGGCGAGGACGCCTACGTCGAGGTCCAGGGCACCGCCGAGGGGAAGCCGTTTTCGCGTGCCGCCATGGATGCCCTGCTCGACCTTGCCCGGCACGGCATCGGGCAGCTCTTCGCGAAGCAGCAGGAGGCGCTGGCCGCCGCTCAGCCCACGTAA